The following are encoded together in the Vigna angularis cultivar LongXiaoDou No.4 chromosome 9, ASM1680809v1, whole genome shotgun sequence genome:
- the LOC108321589 gene encoding brassinosteroid-responsive RING protein 1 yields the protein MGFPVGYAEVFFPNPFLHTLAFLGLLRNLVFFLFHLLGLSDFLETEVAWPDPRIPATTAAASRPPSVSALLIRDILPVAKFGESGENSCACACAVCLFEFSEEEEIRRMRNCKHIFHRACVDRWIDHDQKTCPLCRTPFVPDDMLDDYNQRLWAASGINEFYSDYTSSF from the coding sequence ATGGGTTTTCCGGTGGGTTACGCGGAGGTCTTCTTCCCCAACCCCTTCCTCCACACACTGGCCTTCCTCGGCCTCCTCCGAAACCTCGTCTTCTTTCTCTTCCACCTCCTCGGACTCTCCGACTTCCTCGAAACCGAGGTCGCATGGCCGGACCCCCGCATCCCCGCCACCACCGCCGCCGCCTCCAGACCTCCCTCCGTGTCGGCGCTACTCATCAGGGACATCCTCCCCGTCGCCAAGTTTGGAGAGTCTGGGGAAAACTCCTGCGCCTGCGCCTGCGCCGTCTGTCTGTTCGAGTTCTCCGAGGAGGAGGAGATTCGGCGCATGCGGAACTGCAAACACATTTTCCACCGCGCCTGCGTGGACCGTTGGATCGATCACGATCAAAAAACATGCCCTCTCTGTAGGACCCCCTTTGTGCCTGATGACATGCTTGATGATTATAATCAACGCCTCTGGGCTGCTTCTGGAATCAACGAGTTCTACTCCGATTACACTTCTTCTTTCTGA